A genome region from Bradyrhizobium commune includes the following:
- a CDS encoding DUF3830 family protein — MSKLVIRAGDYSFDARFEEQLAPKTVAAFRKAMPFESHIIHVRWSGEAVWMPLGDLDFGVGYENHTSYPAPGQIILYPGGISETEILMAYGGVSFASKMGQLAGNHFITVTSGLENLATLGKSVLWKGALPIRFEEV; from the coding sequence ATGAGCAAACTCGTTATCCGTGCCGGTGATTACTCTTTCGATGCCCGCTTCGAGGAGCAACTGGCGCCCAAGACCGTCGCCGCGTTCCGCAAGGCCATGCCGTTCGAAAGCCACATCATCCACGTGCGCTGGAGCGGTGAGGCGGTGTGGATGCCGCTTGGCGACCTCGACTTCGGCGTCGGCTACGAGAACCACACGAGCTATCCCGCGCCCGGCCAGATCATCCTCTATCCGGGCGGCATCAGCGAGACCGAGATCCTGATGGCCTATGGCGGCGTGAGCTTTGCGAGCAAGATGGGCCAGCTCGCCGGCAATCACTTCATCACCGTCACCTCGGGCCTCGAGAATCTCGCGACGCTGGGCAAGAGCGTGCTGTGGAAAGGCGCGCTGCCGATCCGCTTCGAGGAAGTCTGA
- the puuE gene encoding allantoinase PuuE, translating into MEEQRYPRDLRGYGRNPPHPQWPGHARVAVQFVVNFEEGGENNILHGDRASEAFLSDVLGAQPWPGQRHANIESMFEYGSRAGFWRLWRMFTERKWPTTVFGVATALKRNPEIVAAMKEAGWDIASHSLKWIEHKDMTEAQERAEIAEAIRVHTEATGARPLGWYTGRSSINTNRLLMEEGGFLYLCDSYADDLPYWVKGANGKQLIIPYTLDNNDMRFINPQGFAEGEQFYTYLKDAFDVLYAEGETAPKMMSVGLHCRLAGRPGRAAGLIRFLDYIGKHERVWVPTRLQIAQHWHDKLAHLAGNAFETG; encoded by the coding sequence TTGGAAGAGCAACGCTACCCGCGCGATCTCCGCGGCTACGGCCGCAACCCGCCGCATCCGCAATGGCCGGGTCACGCGCGGGTCGCGGTGCAGTTCGTCGTCAATTTCGAGGAAGGCGGCGAGAACAACATTCTGCATGGCGACCGCGCTTCGGAAGCGTTTTTGTCCGACGTGCTCGGCGCGCAGCCCTGGCCAGGGCAGCGCCATGCGAATATCGAGTCGATGTTCGAATATGGCTCGCGCGCCGGCTTCTGGCGGCTGTGGCGGATGTTCACCGAGCGGAAGTGGCCGACCACCGTGTTCGGCGTCGCCACCGCGCTCAAGCGCAATCCGGAAATTGTTGCTGCCATGAAGGAGGCGGGCTGGGACATCGCCAGCCACAGCCTGAAATGGATCGAGCACAAGGACATGACCGAGGCGCAGGAGCGCGCCGAGATCGCAGAGGCGATCCGCGTCCATACTGAAGCTACCGGCGCGCGACCGCTCGGCTGGTACACGGGCCGGTCCTCGATCAACACCAACCGGCTGTTGATGGAGGAGGGCGGCTTCCTCTATCTCTGCGACTCCTATGCCGACGATCTGCCCTATTGGGTCAAGGGCGCGAATGGCAAGCAGCTCATCATTCCCTATACGCTCGACAACAACGACATGCGCTTCATCAATCCGCAGGGCTTTGCCGAGGGCGAGCAGTTCTACACCTATCTGAAGGACGCTTTTGACGTGCTCTATGCCGAGGGCGAGACCGCGCCGAAGATGATGTCGGTGGGGCTGCATTGCCGTCTCGCCGGCCGGCCCGGCCGCGCTGCGGGCCTGATCCGTTTCCTCGACTATATCGGCAAGCACGAGCGCGTCTGGGTGCCGACCCGTCTCCAGATCGCGCAGCATTGGCACGACAAGCTTGCGCATCTCGCCGGCAATGCATTCGAGACCGGGTGA
- the uraD gene encoding 2-oxo-4-hydroxy-4-carboxy-5-ureidoimidazoline decarboxylase, which yields MSQISLVDLNAASQADFVAALANVVEYSPWIAEQIAVRRPFAGINQLHAALMAAIQSAEPDAQLALIRAHPDLANKTQRAAGLTAESTDEQNGAGLDRLSDAEYAAFERVNNAYREKFGFPYIVCVRRHTKDSVLRDFETRLLNIGKTETRRAIEEIGRISALRLDQLVIADDKLKVHGRLSTHVLDNHAGKPAPSIPVELVELSALGENRVIARTVTNADGRTDQPLIGGRPLPIGRYELKFSVAKYYVERNVPLSDPPFLDEIPLRFAISDPESHYHVPLLVTPWSYATYRGS from the coding sequence ATGTCGCAAATTTCGCTCGTCGATCTCAATGCCGCAAGCCAAGCCGACTTCGTCGCCGCGCTCGCCAACGTCGTCGAATATTCACCGTGGATCGCCGAGCAGATCGCCGTGCGGCGACCGTTCGCCGGGATCAATCAACTGCATGCCGCGCTGATGGCGGCAATTCAGAGTGCCGAACCGGATGCGCAGCTGGCGTTGATCCGGGCGCATCCCGACCTCGCCAACAAGACCCAGCGCGCCGCGGGCCTGACCGCAGAATCGACCGACGAGCAGAACGGCGCTGGCCTCGACCGGCTGTCGGATGCCGAATACGCGGCGTTCGAGCGCGTCAACAACGCCTACCGCGAGAAATTCGGCTTCCCCTATATTGTCTGCGTGCGGCGCCACACCAAGGATTCAGTGCTGCGCGACTTCGAGACGCGCTTGCTCAATATCGGCAAGACCGAGACGCGCCGCGCGATCGAGGAGATCGGACGCATCTCGGCGCTGCGGCTCGATCAGCTCGTCATCGCTGACGACAAGCTCAAGGTGCATGGCCGACTCTCAACGCATGTGCTCGACAATCACGCCGGCAAACCCGCCCCTAGCATCCCGGTTGAGCTCGTCGAGCTCTCCGCGCTCGGCGAAAACCGCGTCATCGCGCGCACCGTCACCAACGCGGATGGCCGTACCGACCAGCCGCTGATTGGCGGCCGCCCGTTGCCGATCGGTCGCTACGAGCTCAAGTTCAGCGTCGCCAAATACTACGTCGAGCGCAACGTGCCGCTGTCGGATCCGCCGTTCCTCGACGAGATCCCGTTGCGCTTCGCGATCAGCGACCCGGAGAGCCACTATCACGTGCCTCTCCTGGTCACGCCCTGGAGCTACGCGACCTATCGCGGCAGCTAG